The following proteins are co-located in the Dromiciops gliroides isolate mDroGli1 chromosome 2, mDroGli1.pri, whole genome shotgun sequence genome:
- the SAMD15 gene encoding sterile alpha motif domain-containing protein 15 isoform X1, producing MEGLPEDYASKPSDGGNPEPAGSEKKAGPEPPQEGTESEAETSRDTEAQSQGEQEIPQDSRPEDFSQEEIKEAPPQKTGSEIPEGTQAEAPQFTEGQTQEETEEESPAKAVPELPKETEAETSLDARAQSQGELRPEVPQETKLEELPQQSTEEESPAKAGPESPKETEAETSLDAKAQSQEELRPGTPQETKLEDLTQQSTEEKSPAKAESEIPKETEAETSLDAKAQSQGELRPGVPQGTKHEDLPQKSTEEESSTKARPESPKETEAETSLDAKAQSQEESKPGAPQETKLEDLTQQSTEEKSPSEAGLEIPKDTEAEISLEAKVHSQGELRPGVPQETKLEGLTQQSTEKKSPSEAGLEIPKETEAEISPEAKVQSQGELRPEVPQETKLEDLPQQSTEEKSPSEAGLEIPKETEAETSLDARAQSQGELKPGTPQETKLKDLTQHSTEEKSPSGTRLEIPKETEAETSLDARAQSQGELRPEVPQETKLEGLTQQSTEEKSPSGTRLEIPKETEAETSLDARAQSQGELKPETPQETKLEGLPQQSTEEKSPSGSRLEIPKETEAETSLDARAQSQGELRPEVLQETKLEGLTQQSTEEKSPSEAGLEIPKETEAETSLDARAQSQGELRPEVPQETKLEDLTQQSTEEKSPSGTRLEIPKETEAETSLDARAQSQGELRPEVPQETKLEDLTQQSTEKKSPSEAGLEIPKETEAETSLDARAQSQGELRPEVPQETKLEDLPQQSTEEKSPSGTRLEIPKETEAETSLDARAQSQGELKPGTPQETKLEDLTQQSTEEKSPSEAGLEIPKETEAETSLGAKVQSQGELRPGVPQETKLEDLPQQGTEEKFPAKAESEIPETGAESPQGTEVELQKKLEPEIPQETKPGEGVKPESPKESTPESRRHKDSIESTEAATESKALESGTDDDAQLSSSDSAVDTSKELIHFQKAPRMSKSKPFKMRVSLTEDKKEAPDGKKHKKATTEDKKEVVVSETGPEPEIQEELEKSESVEAQPFYLTWSPEDVAEWISQLGFPQYKECFTTNFISGRKLIHVNCSNLPQMGITDFEDMKVISRHTRELLGIEEPLFSRSISLPYRDNMGLFLERKAHSGVKSDALTLSQFVKEARLEVRVAAEPKVDPLPPKKKKSYTLSLKDRIKLI from the exons ATGGAGGGTTTACCCGAGGATTATGCCTCTAAACCTAGCGATGGTGGCAACCCGGAGCCCGCCGGCTCTGAGAAAAAAGCAGGCCCAGAGCCGCCTCAGGAGGGGACTGAGTCTGAGGCAGAGACTTCTCGGGACACCGAAGCCCAGTCCCAGGGGGAGCAGGAGATCCCTCAAGACTCTAGGCCCGAGGACTTCTCTCAGGAGGAGATCAAAGAAGCACCTCCCCAAAAAACAGGGTCAGAGATTCCCGAGGGAACACAGGCAGAAGCTCCTCAGTTCACTGAAGGCCAGACCCaggaggagactgaggaagaGTCCCCTGCAAAGGCAGTTCCTGAGCTtcctaaggagactgaggcagagactTCCCTGGATGCCAGAGCCCAGTCCCAGGGGGAGTTAAGGCCAGAGGTCCCTCAGGAAACTAAGCTTGAAGAATTACCTCAACAGAGCACTGAGGAAGAGTCCCCTGCAAAGGCAGGGCCAGAAAGTCctaaagagactgaggcagagactTCCCTGGATGCCAAAGCCCAGTCCCAGGAAGAGTTAAGGCCAGGGACCCCTCAGGAAACTAAGCTTGAGGACTTAACTCAACAGAGCACTGAGGAAAAGTCCCCTGCAAAGGCAGAGTCAGAAATtcctaaggagactgaggcagagactTCTCTGGATGCCAAAGCCCAGTCCCAGGGGGAATTAAGGCCAGGGGTCCCTCAGGGAACTAAACATGAGGACTTACCTCAAAAAAGTACTGAGGAAGAGTCCTCTACAAAGGCAAGACCAGAGAGTCctaaagagactgaggcagagactTCTCTGGATGCCAAAGCCCAGTCCCAGGAAGAGTCAAAACCAGGGGCCCCTCAGGAAACTAAGCTTGAAGACTTAACTCAACAGAGCACTGAGGAAAAGTCCCCTTCAGAGGCAGGGCTAGAGATTcctaaggacactgaggcagagattTCATTGGAAGCCAAAGTCCATTCCCAGGGGGAGTTAAGGCCAGGGGTCCCTCAGGAAACTAAGCTTGAGGGCTTAACTCAACAGAGCACTGAGAAAAAGTCCCCTTCAGAGGCAGGGCTAGAGATtcctaaggagactgaggcagagatttCACCAGAAGCCAAAGTCCAGTCCCAGGGGGAGTTAAGGCCAGAGGTCCCTCAGGAAACTAAGCTCGAGGACTTACCTCAACAGAGCACTGAGGAAAAGTCCCCTTCAGAGGCAGGGCTAGAGATtcctaaggagactgaggcagagactTCTCTGGATGCCAGAGCCCAGTCTCAGGGGGAGTTAAAGCCAGGGACCCCTCAGGAAACTAAGCTCAAGGACTTAACTCAACATAGCACTGAGGAAAAGTCCCCTTCAGGGACAAGGCTAGAGATtcctaaggagactgaggcagagactTCTCTGGATGCCAGAGCCCAGTCCCAGGGGGAGTTAAGGCCAGAGGTCCCTCAGGAAACTAAGCTTGAGGGCTTAACTCAACAGAGCACTGAGGAAAAGTCCCCTTCAGGGACAAGGCTAGAGATtcctaaggagactgaggcagaaacTTCTCTGGATGCCAGAGCCCAGTCCCAGGGGGAGTTAAAGCCAGAGACCCCTCAGGAAACTAAGCTCGAGGGCTTACCTCAACAGAGCACTGAGGAAAAGTCCCCTTCAGGGTCAAGGCTAGAGATtcctaaggagactgaggcagagactTCTCTGGATGCCAGAGCCCAGTCCCAGGGGGAGTTAAGGCCAGAGGTCCTTCAGGAAACTAAGCTTGAAGGCTTAACTCAACAGAGCACTGAGGAAAAGTCCCCTTCAGAGGCAGGGCTAGAGATtcctaaggagactgaggcagagactTCTCTGGATGCCAGAGCCCAGTCCCAGGGGGAGTTAAGGCCAGAGGTCCCTCAGGAAACTAAGCTTGAGGACTTAACTCAACAGAGCACTGAGGAAAAGTCCCCTTCAGGGACAAGGCTAGAGATtcctaaggagactgaggcagagactTCTCTGGATGCCAGAGCCCAGTCCCAGGGGGAGTTAAGGCCAGAGGTCCCTCAGGAAACTAAGCTTGAGGACTTAACTCAACAGAGCACTGAGAAAAAGTCCCCTTCAGAGGCAGGGCTAGAGATtcctaaggagactgaggcagagactTCTCTGGATGCCAGAGCCCAGTCCCAGGGGGAGTTAAGGCCAGAGGTCCCTCAGGAAACTAAGCTTGAGGACTTACCTCAACAGAGCACTGAGGAAAAGTCCCCTTCAGGGACAAGGCTAGAGATtcctaaggagactgaggcagagactTCTCTGGATGCCAGAGCCCAGTCCCAGGGGGAGTTAAAGCCAGGGACCCCTCAGGAAACTAAGCTCGAGGACTTAACTCAACAGAGCACTGAGGAAAAGTCACCTTCAGAGGCAGGGCTAGAGATtcctaaggagactgaggcagagactTCTCTGGGTGCCAAAGTCCAGTCCCAGGGGGAATTAAGACCAGGGGTCCCTCAGGAAACTAAGCTTGAGGACTTACCTCAACAGGGCACTGAGGAAAAGTTCCCTGCAAAGGCAGAGTCAGAAATTCCCGAGACTGGGGCAGAGAGTCCTCAAGGCACTGAAGTTGAGCTCCAGAAGAAATTAGAGCCAGAGATCCCTCAGGAAACTAAACCTGGGGAAGGAGTGAAACCTGAATCTCCCAAAGAAAGCACACCAGAGTCGAGAAGACATAAGGATTCCATTGAAAGCACTGAGGCTGCAACAGAGTCCAAGGCCTTGGAATCTGGTACAGATGATGATGCCCAGCTGTCTTCCTCAGACAGTGCAGTAGATACCTCTAAAGAACTCATCCACTTTCAAAAGGCTCCTAGGATGTCCAAATCCAAGCCCTTCAAAATGCGTGTGTCCTTGACTGAGGATAAGAAAGAAGCTCCTGatggaaagaaacacaaaaaggcCACCACGGAAGACAAGAAAGAGGTAGTTGTGTCTGAAACCGGTCCAGAGCCtgagattcaggaagaactggaaaaatctgaaagtgttgAGGCACAACCTTTTTACCTCACATGGAGCCCAGAAGACGTTGCAGAGTGGATTAGCCAACTAGGGTTTCCCCAGTACAag GAATGTTTTACAACAAATTTCATCAGTGGGCGGAAACTCATCCATGTTAACTGTTCAAACCTTCCTCAGATGGGGATAACGGATTTTGAGGACATGAAG
- the SAMD15 gene encoding sterile alpha motif domain-containing protein 15 isoform X2 — translation MEGLPEDYASKPSDGGNPEPAGSEKKAGPEPPQEGTESEAETSRDTEAQSQGEQEIPQDSRPEDFSQEEIKEAPPQKTGSEIPEGTQAEAPQFTEGQTQEETEEESPAKAVPELPKETEAETSLDARAQSQGELRPEVPQETKLEELPQQSTEEESPAKAGPESPKETEAETSLDAKAQSQEELRPGTPQETKLEDLTQQSTEEKSPAKAESEIPKETEAETSLDAKAQSQGELRPGVPQGTKHEDLPQKSTEEESSTKARPESPKETEAETSLDAKAQSQEESKPGAPQETKLEDLTQQSTEEKSPSEAGLEIPKDTEAEISLEAKVHSQGELRPGVPQETKLEGLTQQSTEKKSPSEAGLEIPKETEAEISPEAKVQSQGELRPEVPQETKLEDLPQQSTEEKSPSEAGLEIPKETEAETSLDARAQSQGELKPGTPQETKLKDLTQHSTEEKSPSGTRLEIPKETEAETSLDARAQSQGELRPEVPQETKLEGLTQQSTEEKSPSGTRLEIPKETEAETSLDARAQSQGELKPETPQETKLEGLPQQSTEEKSPSGSRLEIPKETEAETSLDARAQSQGELRPEVLQETKLEGLTQQSTEEKSPSEAGLEIPKETEAETSLDARAQSQGELRPEVPQETKLEDLTQQSTEEKSPSGTRLEIPKETEAETSLDARAQSQGELRPEVPQETKLEDLTQQSTEKKSPSEAGLEIPKETEAETSLDARAQSQGELRPEVPQETKLEDLPQQSTEEKSPSGTRLEIPKETEAETSLDARAQSQGELKPGTPQETKLEDLTQQSTEEKSPSEAGLEIPKETEAETSLGAKVQSQGELRPGVPQETKLEDLPQQGTEEKFPAKAESEIPETGAESPQGTEVELQKKLEPEIPQETKPGEGVKPESPKESTPESRRHKDSIESTEAATESKALESGTDDDAQLSSSDSAVDTSKELIHFQKAPRMSKSKPFKMRVSLTEDKKEAPDGKKHKKATTEDKKEVVVSETGPEPEIQEELEKSESVEAQPFYLTWSPEDVAEWISQLGFPQYKYIFQVTFLLY, via the exons ATGGAGGGTTTACCCGAGGATTATGCCTCTAAACCTAGCGATGGTGGCAACCCGGAGCCCGCCGGCTCTGAGAAAAAAGCAGGCCCAGAGCCGCCTCAGGAGGGGACTGAGTCTGAGGCAGAGACTTCTCGGGACACCGAAGCCCAGTCCCAGGGGGAGCAGGAGATCCCTCAAGACTCTAGGCCCGAGGACTTCTCTCAGGAGGAGATCAAAGAAGCACCTCCCCAAAAAACAGGGTCAGAGATTCCCGAGGGAACACAGGCAGAAGCTCCTCAGTTCACTGAAGGCCAGACCCaggaggagactgaggaagaGTCCCCTGCAAAGGCAGTTCCTGAGCTtcctaaggagactgaggcagagactTCCCTGGATGCCAGAGCCCAGTCCCAGGGGGAGTTAAGGCCAGAGGTCCCTCAGGAAACTAAGCTTGAAGAATTACCTCAACAGAGCACTGAGGAAGAGTCCCCTGCAAAGGCAGGGCCAGAAAGTCctaaagagactgaggcagagactTCCCTGGATGCCAAAGCCCAGTCCCAGGAAGAGTTAAGGCCAGGGACCCCTCAGGAAACTAAGCTTGAGGACTTAACTCAACAGAGCACTGAGGAAAAGTCCCCTGCAAAGGCAGAGTCAGAAATtcctaaggagactgaggcagagactTCTCTGGATGCCAAAGCCCAGTCCCAGGGGGAATTAAGGCCAGGGGTCCCTCAGGGAACTAAACATGAGGACTTACCTCAAAAAAGTACTGAGGAAGAGTCCTCTACAAAGGCAAGACCAGAGAGTCctaaagagactgaggcagagactTCTCTGGATGCCAAAGCCCAGTCCCAGGAAGAGTCAAAACCAGGGGCCCCTCAGGAAACTAAGCTTGAAGACTTAACTCAACAGAGCACTGAGGAAAAGTCCCCTTCAGAGGCAGGGCTAGAGATTcctaaggacactgaggcagagattTCATTGGAAGCCAAAGTCCATTCCCAGGGGGAGTTAAGGCCAGGGGTCCCTCAGGAAACTAAGCTTGAGGGCTTAACTCAACAGAGCACTGAGAAAAAGTCCCCTTCAGAGGCAGGGCTAGAGATtcctaaggagactgaggcagagatttCACCAGAAGCCAAAGTCCAGTCCCAGGGGGAGTTAAGGCCAGAGGTCCCTCAGGAAACTAAGCTCGAGGACTTACCTCAACAGAGCACTGAGGAAAAGTCCCCTTCAGAGGCAGGGCTAGAGATtcctaaggagactgaggcagagactTCTCTGGATGCCAGAGCCCAGTCTCAGGGGGAGTTAAAGCCAGGGACCCCTCAGGAAACTAAGCTCAAGGACTTAACTCAACATAGCACTGAGGAAAAGTCCCCTTCAGGGACAAGGCTAGAGATtcctaaggagactgaggcagagactTCTCTGGATGCCAGAGCCCAGTCCCAGGGGGAGTTAAGGCCAGAGGTCCCTCAGGAAACTAAGCTTGAGGGCTTAACTCAACAGAGCACTGAGGAAAAGTCCCCTTCAGGGACAAGGCTAGAGATtcctaaggagactgaggcagaaacTTCTCTGGATGCCAGAGCCCAGTCCCAGGGGGAGTTAAAGCCAGAGACCCCTCAGGAAACTAAGCTCGAGGGCTTACCTCAACAGAGCACTGAGGAAAAGTCCCCTTCAGGGTCAAGGCTAGAGATtcctaaggagactgaggcagagactTCTCTGGATGCCAGAGCCCAGTCCCAGGGGGAGTTAAGGCCAGAGGTCCTTCAGGAAACTAAGCTTGAAGGCTTAACTCAACAGAGCACTGAGGAAAAGTCCCCTTCAGAGGCAGGGCTAGAGATtcctaaggagactgaggcagagactTCTCTGGATGCCAGAGCCCAGTCCCAGGGGGAGTTAAGGCCAGAGGTCCCTCAGGAAACTAAGCTTGAGGACTTAACTCAACAGAGCACTGAGGAAAAGTCCCCTTCAGGGACAAGGCTAGAGATtcctaaggagactgaggcagagactTCTCTGGATGCCAGAGCCCAGTCCCAGGGGGAGTTAAGGCCAGAGGTCCCTCAGGAAACTAAGCTTGAGGACTTAACTCAACAGAGCACTGAGAAAAAGTCCCCTTCAGAGGCAGGGCTAGAGATtcctaaggagactgaggcagagactTCTCTGGATGCCAGAGCCCAGTCCCAGGGGGAGTTAAGGCCAGAGGTCCCTCAGGAAACTAAGCTTGAGGACTTACCTCAACAGAGCACTGAGGAAAAGTCCCCTTCAGGGACAAGGCTAGAGATtcctaaggagactgaggcagagactTCTCTGGATGCCAGAGCCCAGTCCCAGGGGGAGTTAAAGCCAGGGACCCCTCAGGAAACTAAGCTCGAGGACTTAACTCAACAGAGCACTGAGGAAAAGTCACCTTCAGAGGCAGGGCTAGAGATtcctaaggagactgaggcagagactTCTCTGGGTGCCAAAGTCCAGTCCCAGGGGGAATTAAGACCAGGGGTCCCTCAGGAAACTAAGCTTGAGGACTTACCTCAACAGGGCACTGAGGAAAAGTTCCCTGCAAAGGCAGAGTCAGAAATTCCCGAGACTGGGGCAGAGAGTCCTCAAGGCACTGAAGTTGAGCTCCAGAAGAAATTAGAGCCAGAGATCCCTCAGGAAACTAAACCTGGGGAAGGAGTGAAACCTGAATCTCCCAAAGAAAGCACACCAGAGTCGAGAAGACATAAGGATTCCATTGAAAGCACTGAGGCTGCAACAGAGTCCAAGGCCTTGGAATCTGGTACAGATGATGATGCCCAGCTGTCTTCCTCAGACAGTGCAGTAGATACCTCTAAAGAACTCATCCACTTTCAAAAGGCTCCTAGGATGTCCAAATCCAAGCCCTTCAAAATGCGTGTGTCCTTGACTGAGGATAAGAAAGAAGCTCCTGatggaaagaaacacaaaaaggcCACCACGGAAGACAAGAAAGAGGTAGTTGTGTCTGAAACCGGTCCAGAGCCtgagattcaggaagaactggaaaaatctgaaagtgttgAGGCACAACCTTTTTACCTCACATGGAGCCCAGAAGACGTTGCAGAGTGGATTAGCCAACTAGGGTTTCCCCAGTACAag TACATCTTTCAAGTGACATTCTTGTTGTACTGA